In a genomic window of Streptomyces sp. SJL17-4:
- a CDS encoding class F sortase: MPPKDFRVFQRRRRQPWGVLALAMLSGIAMMRNGVDVALGPPQPAAAARPVARPVAPPQDGATEGLEPLTFAPASRIKIPAIRVAAPIMDVGLDPDGWVAAPPPEDANLAGWYQNGISPGQRGTAVVVGHVDNAQGPAVFYGLGSLEKGQHIEVERYDGRVAVFEIYGLEVYSKDNFPGVQVYADTGQPELRVITCGGGYTRARGYDGNVVVYARMVGTR, translated from the coding sequence ATGCCCCCGAAGGACTTCCGCGTCTTCCAGCGCAGGAGACGCCAACCCTGGGGCGTCCTGGCCCTCGCCATGCTGTCCGGGATCGCGATGATGCGCAACGGAGTGGACGTCGCGCTGGGGCCCCCGCAGCCCGCCGCGGCGGCCCGTCCGGTGGCGCGCCCCGTCGCCCCGCCGCAGGACGGGGCGACCGAGGGTCTGGAGCCGCTGACCTTCGCCCCCGCCTCCCGGATCAAGATCCCGGCGATCCGGGTCGCCGCCCCGATCATGGACGTCGGCCTGGACCCGGACGGCTGGGTGGCGGCCCCGCCGCCGGAGGACGCCAACCTCGCCGGCTGGTACCAGAACGGCATCTCCCCCGGCCAGCGCGGCACCGCGGTGGTCGTCGGCCATGTCGACAACGCGCAGGGCCCCGCGGTCTTCTACGGTCTGGGCTCCCTGGAGAAGGGCCAGCACATCGAGGTCGAGCGGTACGACGGCCGGGTCGCGGTCTTCGAGATCTACGGGCTCGAGGTGTACTCGAAGGACAACTTCCCGGGCGTGCAGGTGTACGCCGACACCGGCCAGCCCGAGCTGCGGGTCATCACCTGCGGCGGCGGCTACACGCGCGCGCGTGGCTACGACGGGAACGTCGTCGTGTACGCGCGGATGGTCGGCACCCGCTAG
- a CDS encoding polysaccharide deacetylase family protein, whose product MPNGRRAVLRLAAALGATATVGVIAADRLAAPERAGGTAAPPAPPRRGAGPAAGPQAQAARLRPTSYRLQPMTAYAPPAYRRAVPPVRQRPFLSMSGVGRSMVLSFDDGPDPRYTPGILETLRRHDCRAMFFVCGEMAVENPDLLREMAADGHVVGNHSWSHPLIPKLRPSRIRDELGSTSEAVERTLGTAPLWYRAPYGAWNRHSFEIGAELGMEPLAWTVDTLDWKEPGADTIVRRVLDGAAPGAVVLSHDAGGDRAQSVTALRRYLPELLDAGYHITVPRR is encoded by the coding sequence ATGCCCAACGGGCGCCGTGCGGTGCTGCGGCTCGCCGCCGCCCTCGGGGCCACCGCCACCGTCGGAGTCATCGCGGCGGACCGGCTCGCGGCGCCCGAGCGGGCCGGCGGGACCGCCGCGCCCCCGGCCCCACCCCGCCGGGGAGCGGGCCCCGCCGCGGGCCCGCAGGCGCAGGCCGCCCGGCTGCGCCCCACCTCGTACCGCCTCCAGCCGATGACCGCGTACGCGCCCCCGGCGTACCGGCGGGCCGTGCCCCCGGTCCGGCAGCGGCCCTTCCTCAGCATGTCCGGGGTCGGCCGTTCGATGGTGCTCAGCTTCGACGACGGCCCCGACCCCCGCTACACCCCGGGCATCCTGGAGACCCTGCGCCGCCACGACTGCCGCGCCATGTTCTTCGTCTGCGGCGAGATGGCCGTCGAGAACCCGGACCTGCTGCGGGAGATGGCCGCGGACGGGCACGTCGTCGGCAACCACTCCTGGTCGCATCCCCTCATCCCCAAGCTGCGGCCCTCCCGCATCCGCGACGAGCTCGGCTCCACCAGCGAGGCCGTCGAACGGACCCTGGGGACGGCCCCGCTCTGGTACCGCGCGCCCTACGGGGCCTGGAACCGGCACTCCTTCGAGATCGGGGCCGAGCTGGGCATGGAGCCGCTCGCCTGGACCGTCGACACCCTGGACTGGAAGGAACCCGGGGCCGACACCATCGTCCGCCGCGTCCTCGACGGTGCCGCGCCCGGCGCCGTCGTCCTCTCCCACGACGCCGGCGGCGACCGCGCCCAGAGCGTGACCGCGCTCCGTCGCTATCTGCCCGAACTCCTCGACGCGGGCTACCACATCACCGTCCCCCGACGCTGA
- a CDS encoding universal stress protein, whose translation MSEQQPGRFERGTDGPKVIMAGIDGSASSLRAAAYAAGLARRQNALLALVYVQPLITAGAAMGAPTAGTTEEIAQDLVAEIRASAERVKDLWRMRWEFHTFRGDAYAGLVQAAEELTADAVVVGASESAGHRFVGSVAVRLVKAGRWPVTVVP comes from the coding sequence GTGAGCGAACAGCAGCCCGGTCGGTTCGAACGGGGTACCGACGGTCCGAAAGTGATCATGGCGGGAATCGACGGCTCGGCCTCCTCGCTGCGCGCGGCGGCCTACGCGGCCGGGCTCGCGCGGCGGCAGAACGCCCTGCTCGCGCTCGTCTACGTGCAGCCGTTGATCACCGCGGGCGCCGCCATGGGCGCGCCGACGGCCGGGACCACCGAGGAGATCGCCCAGGACCTGGTCGCGGAGATCCGCGCCTCCGCGGAGCGGGTGAAGGACCTCTGGCGGATGCGGTGGGAGTTCCACACCTTCCGGGGCGACGCCTACGCGGGCCTGGTCCAGGCGGCGGAGGAGCTGACGGCGGACGCCGTGGTCGTGGGCGCGTCCGAGTCGGCCGGCCACCGGTTCGTGGGCTCCGTGGCCGTCCGGCTCGTGAAGGCGGGCCGCTGGCCGGTCACCGTCGTACCGTGA
- a CDS encoding CapA family protein has protein sequence MTSRTRPAGVAALAAVLLAAATGCTDGSGPAGGAPSPEAATGRPGSARPAAPSAAPGGASAPAGFTLVASGDVLPHDSIIRRAAQDAGGDGYDFTPMFSGVKPVVSRADLAICHMETVYGKDGGPYTGYPAFKSPPEVAAALKATGYDSCSTASNHTLDDGAAGLGRTLDALDRAGVRHAGSARTAEEAARPTLLKAGGATVAQLAYTYDTNGYPMPEGQPWAVQKLDEQKVIADARAARAAGADVVVVSVHWGSEWQTEPDQRQLTLGRSLTASQSGGRPDIDLIIGTHAHVPQAYEKVNGTWIIYGMGDQIAGDMINHAGAYDPRGNQGSIGRFTFGPPRTPGGRWEVTKAEFVPQWFDTARGRVVNLAADGSDPHRTEIRDTIRQVVLSRGAAEDGLVMGK, from the coding sequence ATGACCTCACGCACCAGACCCGCGGGCGTCGCGGCGCTCGCCGCCGTCCTGCTCGCGGCGGCGACCGGCTGCACCGACGGGAGCGGCCCGGCCGGCGGAGCCCCCAGCCCCGAGGCCGCGACCGGGCGACCGGGATCCGCGCGGCCCGCCGCCCCGTCCGCCGCACCCGGCGGGGCATCCGCGCCCGCCGGGTTCACCCTCGTCGCCTCCGGAGACGTCCTCCCGCACGACTCGATCATCCGCCGTGCCGCCCAGGACGCGGGCGGGGACGGCTACGACTTCACGCCGATGTTCTCCGGGGTGAAGCCCGTCGTCTCCCGTGCCGACCTGGCCATCTGCCACATGGAGACCGTGTACGGGAAGGACGGCGGGCCCTACACCGGCTATCCCGCCTTCAAGTCGCCGCCCGAGGTCGCGGCCGCGCTCAAGGCCACCGGCTACGACTCCTGCTCCACCGCCTCCAACCACACCCTCGACGACGGCGCGGCGGGCCTCGGCCGCACTCTCGACGCCCTGGACCGGGCGGGTGTCCGGCACGCCGGGTCGGCCCGAACGGCCGAGGAGGCGGCGCGGCCCACCCTGCTCAAGGCGGGTGGTGCCACCGTGGCCCAGCTCGCCTACACGTACGACACCAACGGCTATCCGATGCCCGAGGGGCAGCCCTGGGCCGTGCAGAAGCTCGACGAACAGAAGGTGATCGCCGACGCCCGCGCCGCCCGCGCGGCCGGCGCCGACGTGGTCGTGGTCAGCGTCCACTGGGGCAGCGAGTGGCAGACCGAACCCGACCAGCGGCAGCTCACGCTCGGTCGCTCGCTCACCGCCTCGCAGAGCGGCGGCCGCCCCGACATCGATCTGATCATCGGAACGCACGCCCACGTGCCGCAGGCCTACGAGAAGGTCAACGGCACCTGGATCATCTACGGGATGGGCGATCAGATCGCCGGCGACATGATCAACCACGCGGGCGCCTACGACCCCCGCGGCAACCAGGGCAGCATCGGCCGCTTCACCTTCGGCCCGCCCAGGACGCCCGGCGGGCGCTGGGAGGTCACCAAGGCCGAGTTCGTCCCCCAGTGGTTCGACACCGCGCGCGGCCGGGTGGTCAACCTCGCCGCCGACGGCTCCGATCCGCACCGCACCGAGATCCGGGACACGATCCGGCAGGTGGTGCTCAGCCGCGGCGCGGCCGAGGACGGCCTGGTGATGGGCAAGTAG
- a CDS encoding sigma-70 family RNA polymerase sigma factor: MTTATTDERTLEELQRDHGPALLSFLLGLTYGDRQRAEDLVQETLVRAWLHPEAFDGPYDSMRPWLFTVARRLAIDARRSRLARPAEIGDGVLAVTPDPDDATASAEAALDVRAAVRELSPEHRAVLVRIYFHGLTVNEAAVDLGIPAGTVKSRSHYALRQLGRSLPGYRPHRAAVARPRVTAPQ, from the coding sequence ATGACAACGGCAACCACCGACGAACGGACCCTCGAGGAGTTGCAGCGGGACCACGGCCCCGCGCTCCTCTCCTTCCTGCTCGGCCTCACCTATGGGGACCGCCAGCGGGCCGAGGACCTCGTCCAGGAGACCCTGGTACGGGCCTGGCTCCACCCCGAGGCCTTCGACGGCCCCTACGATTCGATGCGCCCCTGGCTCTTCACCGTGGCCCGCCGCCTCGCCATCGACGCCCGGCGCTCACGCCTCGCCCGGCCCGCCGAGATCGGGGACGGCGTCCTCGCCGTGACCCCCGACCCCGACGACGCCACCGCCTCGGCCGAGGCCGCGCTCGACGTACGGGCGGCCGTCCGCGAACTGAGCCCCGAGCACCGCGCGGTCCTGGTCCGGATCTACTTCCACGGCCTGACCGTCAACGAGGCCGCCGTCGACCTCGGCATCCCGGCCGGCACCGTCAAGTCCCGCTCCCACTACGCGCTGCGGCAGCTGGGCCGCTCGCTGCCCGGCTACCGGCCGCACCGCGCGGCCGTTGCCCGGCCCCGTGTCACGGCCCCACAATGA
- a CDS encoding PaaI family thioesterase, producing the protein MTLTLAAAEKILADNFAPWVLDLGLTVESVDSQEALLRLPWSDRLAREGGGLSGQALMAAADTATVIAVAAARGGFVPMTTVQQSISFQRAVVGADVLVRARLTKAGKRMAFADIAMTAEGTEETAAHATAVYALLG; encoded by the coding sequence GTGACGCTGACACTCGCCGCCGCCGAAAAGATCCTCGCCGACAACTTCGCGCCCTGGGTGCTCGATCTGGGGCTGACCGTCGAATCGGTCGACAGCCAGGAGGCCCTGCTCCGGCTCCCGTGGTCGGACCGGCTCGCCCGGGAGGGCGGCGGCCTGTCCGGCCAGGCCCTCATGGCCGCCGCCGACACGGCGACCGTGATCGCGGTCGCCGCGGCCCGGGGCGGCTTCGTGCCCATGACCACCGTCCAGCAGTCCATCAGCTTCCAGCGGGCGGTCGTCGGGGCCGACGTCCTGGTGCGGGCCCGGCTCACCAAGGCGGGAAAGCGGATGGCCTTCGCCGACATCGCCATGACGGCCGAGGGCACGGAGGAGACCGCGGCCCACGCGACCGCGGTGTACGCACTCCTCGGCTGA
- a CDS encoding histidine kinase, translating into MSGIALAAAAAAGAVLLAAGFVLGRFAARRGGRAADPDLGTPVERATFHTLHTASLAAPPLRAGLTEETARRAAGTLRSLLGTEALCLTDRGAVLTWDGPGEDHHRAHVPEQAAETLETGRSRSVHTDCADPACPLRWAVIAPLTGEDGVLGALVAYGSRESAVLVRAATEVARWASVQLELAELDRSRTRIVEAEIRALRAQISPHFIFNSLAAIASFVRTDPEQARELLLEFADFTRYSFRKHGEFAQLADELRSIEQYLALAGARFGERLKVTLQIAPEVLPVTLPFLCLQPLVENAVKHGLEDRERGCRVTIAARDAGAEAVVTVEDDGIGMDPELLRAVLRGEHPAGSGIGLSNVDERLRQVYGAEYGLVIETGVGAGMKVTVRIPKYRPGVHRSSP; encoded by the coding sequence ATGAGCGGCATCGCCCTGGCCGCGGCGGCCGCCGCCGGGGCCGTACTGCTCGCCGCGGGCTTCGTCCTCGGGCGGTTCGCCGCCCGGCGCGGTGGCCGCGCCGCCGATCCCGACCTCGGCACTCCCGTCGAACGGGCCACCTTCCACACCCTGCACACCGCCTCCCTGGCCGCTCCGCCGCTCCGCGCCGGACTCACCGAGGAGACCGCGCGCAGGGCGGCCGGCACCCTCCGCTCGCTGCTCGGCACCGAGGCGCTCTGTCTCACCGACCGGGGCGCCGTCCTCACCTGGGACGGACCGGGCGAGGACCATCACCGGGCGCACGTCCCGGAGCAGGCCGCCGAGACCCTGGAGACCGGCCGCAGCAGGTCCGTGCACACGGACTGCGCCGACCCCGCCTGCCCGCTGCGCTGGGCGGTGATCGCCCCGCTCACCGGGGAGGACGGGGTGCTCGGCGCGCTCGTCGCCTACGGCTCGCGGGAGTCCGCCGTCCTGGTGCGGGCCGCGACCGAGGTGGCCCGCTGGGCCTCCGTACAGCTGGAGCTCGCCGAACTCGACCGCTCGCGCACCCGCATCGTGGAGGCCGAGATCCGTGCGCTGCGGGCGCAGATCTCCCCGCACTTCATCTTCAACTCCCTCGCCGCCATCGCCTCGTTCGTCCGCACCGACCCGGAACAGGCACGCGAACTCCTCCTCGAGTTCGCCGACTTCACCCGCTACTCCTTCCGCAAGCACGGCGAGTTCGCCCAGCTCGCCGACGAACTACGCTCCATCGAGCAGTACTTGGCGCTCGCCGGGGCGCGCTTCGGGGAGCGGCTGAAGGTGACGCTGCAGATCGCCCCCGAGGTGCTGCCGGTCACCCTGCCCTTCCTGTGCCTCCAGCCCCTCGTGGAGAACGCCGTGAAGCACGGCCTGGAGGACCGGGAGCGGGGCTGCCGGGTCACGATCGCCGCCCGCGACGCGGGTGCGGAGGCCGTGGTGACCGTCGAGGACGACGGCATCGGCATGGACCCGGAGCTGCTGCGCGCGGTCCTGCGCGGAGAGCACCCGGCCGGCTCCGGCATCGGCCTGTCCAACGTGGACGAGCGGCTGCGCCAGGTGTACGGGGCGGAGTACGGGCTTGTCATCGAGACCGGGGTCGGCGCGGGGATGAAGGTGACGGTGCGCATCCCCAAGTACCGCCCGGGCGTGCACCGTTCATCGCCCTGA